The proteins below come from a single Microtus pennsylvanicus isolate mMicPen1 chromosome 13, mMicPen1.hap1, whole genome shotgun sequence genomic window:
- the Klhl9 gene encoding kelch-like protein 9, with the protein MKVSVGSGEMGVSAHLQPCKAGTTRFFTSNTHSSVVLQGFDQLRIEGLLCDVTLVPGDGDEIFPVHRAMMASASDYFKAMFTGGMKEQDLMCIKLHGVNKIGLKKIIDFIYTAKLSLNMDNLQDTLEAASFLQILPVLDFCKVFLISGVSLENCVEVGRIANTYNLIEVDKYVNNFILKNFPALLSTGEFLKLPFERLAFVLSSNSLKHCSELELFKAACRWLRLEDPRMDYAAKLMKNIRFPLMTPQDLINYVQTVDFMRTDNTCVNLLLEASNYQMMPYMQPVMQSDRTAIRSDSTHLVTLGGVLRQQLVVSKELRMYDERAQEWKSLAPMDAPRYQHGIAVIGNFLYVVGGQSNYDTKGKTAVDTVFRFDPRYNKWMQVASLNEKRTFFHLSALKGHLYAVGGRSAAGELATVECYNPRMNEWSYVAKMSEPHYGHAGTVYGGLMYISGGITHDTFQNELMCFDPDTDKWTQKAPMTTVRGLHCMCTVGDKLYVIGGNHFRGTSDYDDVLSCEYYSPTLDQWTPIAAMLRGQSDVGVAVFENKIYVVGGYSWNNRCMVEIVQKYDPEKDEWHKVFDLPESLGGIRACTLTVFPPEENPGSPSRESPLSAPSDHS; encoded by the coding sequence ATGAAGGTGTCTGTCGGGAGCGGCGAGATGGGCGTCTCTGCCCACCTGCAGCCCTGCAAGGCGGGAACGACGCGGTTCTTCACCAGCAACACGCACAGCTCTGTGGTGTTGCAAGGCTTTGATCAGCTCAGAATAGAGGGGCTGCTTTGTGACGTGACTCTGGTGCCAGGCGATGGAGATGAAATCTTCCCTGTCCACCGAGCCATGATGGCGTCTGCCAGTGATTATTTCAAGGCCATGTTCACCGGGGGAATGAAAGAGCAAGATTTAATGTGCATTAAGCTTCACGGGGTGAACAAGATTGGCCTGAAGAAAATCATTGATTTTATTTACACCGCCAAACTGTCCCTTAATATGGACAATCTTCAGGACACCCTCGAAGCGGCCAGCTTTCTACAAATATTACCCGTTTTGGACTTTTGTAAAGTATTTCTTATATCAGGCGTCTCTTTAGAAAACTGCGTTGAGGTTGGACGGATTGCCAACACCTACAATCTTATAGAAGTGGataaatatgtaaacaatttcATCCTGAAGAATTTCCCTGCGTTGTTGAGCACTGGGGAGTTTCTCAAACTCCCCTTTGAGCGGCTCGCCTTTGTGCTTTCCAGCAACAGTCTCAAGCACTGTTCCGAGCTTGAACTCTTCAAGGCAGCCTGCCGCTGGTTGAGGCTGGAAGACCCTCGGATGGACTATGCCGCAAAATTAATGAAGAATATTCGGTTTCCACTGATGACACCACAGGACCTCATCAACTATGTGCAGACCGTAGATTTCATGAGAACAGACAATACGTGCGTGAACTTACTTCTGGAAGCCAGCAATTACCAAATGATGCCGTACATGCAGCCGGTGATGCAGTCAGACAGAACTGCCATTCGGTCTGACTCTACGCACTTGGTTACGCTAGGGGGAGTTTTGAGGCAGCAGCTGGTTGTCAGTAAAGAGTTGCGGATGTACGATGAAAGGGCACAGGAATGGAAATCGTTAGCCCCCATGGATGCTCCTCGCTACCAGCATGGCATTGCTGTTATTGGAAATTTCCTTTATGTCGTTGGTGGGCAGAGTAATTATGACACAAAAGGGAAAACTGCTGTCGATACAGTTTTCAGATTTGACCCTCGCTATAATAAGTGGATGCAGGTGGCATCGTTAAATGAAAAGCGCACGTTCTTTCACCTGAGTGCCCTCAAAGGACATTTATATGCAGTTGGCGGGCGCAGTGCAGCTGGTGAACTGGCCACAGTAGAATGTTACAACccaagaatgaatgaatggagcTATGTTGCGAAGATGAGTGAACCCCACTATGGCCATGCTGGAACAGTGTATGGGGGGTTAATGTATATTTCAGGAGGAATTACCCATGACACTTTTCAAAATGAGCTCATGTGCTTTGACCCGGATACAGACAAGTGGACACAGAAGGCTCCTATGACTACAGTCCGAGGACTGCATTGCATGTGTACCGTTGGAGACAAGCTGTATGTGATTGGTGGCAACCACTTCAGAGGCACGAGCGATTACGATGATGTTCTAAGCTGTGAATACTATTCGCCAACTCTGGACCAGTGGACTCCCATTGCTGCTATGCTAAGAGGTCAAAGTGATGTTGGAGTTGctgtctttgaaaacaaaatctatGTCGTTGGTGGATATTCTTGGAATAACCGTTGCATGGTAGAAATTGTCCAGAAATACGATCCGGAAAAAGATGAGTGGCATAAAGTTTTTGATCTTCCAGAGTCACTTGGTGGCATTCGGGCGTGCACTCTCACAGTTTTTCCACCGGAAGAAAACCCTGGGTCGCCTTCTAGAGAATCCCCTCTGTCAGCACCTTCAGATCATTCTTAG